The following are from one region of the Halorussus rarus genome:
- the gatA gene encoding Asp-tRNA(Asn)/Glu-tRNA(Gln) amidotransferase subunit GatA, which yields MSADHNVFITEETVEGAANGPLADRTVAVKDNISTEGVRTTCGSEMLEDYVPPYDATVVEKLKDAGATIVGKANMDEFGMGSTTETSAFGPAENPVAPGRVPGGSSGGSAAAVAAGEADLALGSDTGGSIRNPAAFCGVVGIKPTYGLVSRYGLVAYANSLEQIGPLAPTVEEAAALLDVISGPDPRDATTREEGADSDYASAATGDVEDTTVGVPTELVEGADEGVRERFEATLDDLESRGATVEEVSLPSVEHAVEAYYVIAMSEASSNLARFDGVRYGESGGFEGNWNEAFSNSREAFGEEVKRRILLGTYALSAGYHDKYYKQAQDARAWVRQDFDEAFESVDVLASPTMPTPPFAVGDSLDDPLQMYLADANTVPVNLADLPAISVPAGEVDGGLPVGVQFIAPAFGEADIIRVGSAVEN from the coding sequence ATGAGCGCAGACCACAACGTATTCATCACCGAGGAGACCGTCGAGGGCGCGGCCAACGGCCCCCTCGCCGACAGGACCGTCGCGGTCAAGGACAACATCAGCACCGAGGGCGTCCGGACCACCTGCGGGTCCGAGATGCTCGAAGACTACGTGCCGCCGTACGACGCGACCGTCGTCGAGAAGCTGAAGGACGCGGGCGCGACCATCGTCGGCAAGGCCAACATGGACGAGTTCGGCATGGGGTCGACCACCGAGACCTCGGCGTTCGGTCCCGCGGAGAACCCGGTCGCCCCCGGCCGCGTCCCCGGCGGCTCGTCGGGCGGGAGTGCGGCCGCCGTCGCCGCGGGCGAGGCCGACCTCGCGCTCGGCAGCGACACCGGCGGCTCCATCCGGAACCCGGCGGCGTTCTGCGGCGTCGTCGGCATCAAGCCCACCTACGGCCTCGTCTCGCGCTACGGCCTCGTCGCCTACGCCAACAGCCTCGAACAGATCGGCCCGCTCGCGCCCACGGTCGAGGAGGCCGCCGCGCTCCTCGACGTCATCAGCGGCCCGGACCCCCGCGACGCGACCACCCGCGAGGAGGGCGCCGATTCGGACTACGCGAGCGCCGCCACCGGCGACGTCGAGGACACCACCGTCGGCGTCCCGACCGAACTCGTCGAGGGCGCCGACGAGGGCGTCCGCGAGCGCTTCGAGGCCACGCTCGACGACCTCGAATCCCGGGGCGCGACCGTCGAGGAGGTGTCGCTGCCCTCGGTCGAGCACGCGGTCGAGGCCTACTACGTCATCGCGATGTCGGAGGCCTCCTCGAACCTCGCGCGCTTCGACGGCGTGCGCTACGGCGAGTCCGGCGGCTTCGAGGGCAACTGGAACGAGGCCTTCTCGAACTCCCGCGAGGCGTTCGGCGAGGAGGTCAAGCGCCGCATCCTGCTCGGGACGTACGCGCTCTCGGCGGGCTACCACGACAAGTACTACAAGCAGGCCCAGGACGCCCGGGCGTGGGTCCGGCAGGACTTCGACGAGGCGTTCGAGTCGGTCGACGTGCTGGCGAGCCCCACGATGCCGACCCCGCCGTTCGCGGTCGGCGACAGCCTCGACGACCCGCTCCAGATGTACCTCGCGGACGCCAACACGGTTCCGGTGAACCTGGCGGACCTCCCGGCCATCTCGGTGCCCGCCGGCGAGGTTGACGGCGGCCTCCCGGTCGGCGTCCAGTTCATCGCCCCGGCGTTCGGCGAGGCCGACATCATCCGCGTCGGTAGCGCCGTCGAGAACTGA
- the gatC gene encoding Asp-tRNA(Asn)/Glu-tRNA(Gln) amidotransferase subunit GatC, with amino-acid sequence MSDTSDGSDDAAPGPEEVRHVADLARVGLDDEEVERFADQFGDILDYFETLEEVPEVERETDLVNVMRADEARDCLSQEEALANAPETEDGYLKGPNVS; translated from the coding sequence ATGAGCGACACGTCCGACGGGTCCGACGACGCCGCGCCCGGTCCCGAGGAGGTCCGCCACGTCGCCGACCTCGCGCGGGTCGGCCTCGACGACGAGGAGGTCGAGCGGTTCGCCGACCAGTTCGGCGACATCCTCGACTACTTCGAGACGCTCGAGGAGGTCCCGGAGGTCGAGCGCGAGACCGACCTCGTGAACGTGATGCGGGCCGACGAGGCCCGCGACTGCCTCTCCCAGGAGGAGGCGCTGGCGAACGCCCCCGAGACCGAGGACGGCTACTTAAAGGGGCCGAACGTCTCGTAA
- a CDS encoding transcription initiation factor IIB, which produces MTETRTRTHTDERTNDESERESEQHRCPECGGNLVTDDERGETVCAECGLVVDEDQIDPGPEWRAFDSKEKDQKSRVGAPTTNTMHDKGLSTNIGWQDKDAYGNSLGSRQREKMQRLRKWNERFRTRDSKERNLKQALGEIDRMASALGLPDNVRETASVIYRRALDEDLLPGRSIEGVATSALYAAARKAGTPRSLDEITNVSRVDKDEIARTYRYVVRELNLQIQPADPKSYVPRFVSDLGVSEEVERRARDLLDTATEKGIHSGKSPVGLAAAAVYAAALLSNEKVTQSEVSDVSDISEVTIRNRYHELLEAKEDGIAP; this is translated from the coding sequence ATGACCGAAACACGAACCCGAACCCACACCGACGAGCGAACGAACGACGAATCCGAGCGCGAGTCCGAGCAGCATCGCTGCCCGGAGTGCGGCGGCAACCTCGTCACCGACGACGAGCGCGGGGAGACCGTCTGCGCGGAGTGCGGACTCGTCGTCGACGAGGACCAGATCGACCCCGGGCCGGAGTGGCGCGCGTTCGACTCCAAGGAGAAAGACCAGAAGTCCCGGGTGGGCGCCCCGACCACGAACACGATGCACGACAAGGGGCTGTCGACCAACATCGGCTGGCAGGACAAGGACGCCTACGGCAACTCGCTGGGGTCGCGCCAGCGGGAGAAGATGCAGCGGCTGCGCAAGTGGAACGAGCGGTTCCGCACCCGCGACTCCAAGGAGCGAAATCTCAAGCAGGCCCTCGGCGAGATCGACCGCATGGCCTCCGCGCTCGGCCTGCCGGACAACGTCCGGGAGACCGCGAGCGTGATCTACCGGCGGGCGCTCGACGAGGACCTCCTGCCCGGCCGCTCCATCGAGGGCGTCGCCACCAGCGCGCTGTACGCCGCGGCCCGGAAGGCGGGCACGCCCCGAAGCCTCGACGAGATTACCAACGTCTCGCGGGTCGACAAGGACGAGATCGCCCGGACGTACCGGTACGTGGTCCGCGAGCTCAACCTCCAGATTCAGCCCGCCGACCCCAAGAGCTACGTCCCGCGGTTCGTCTCGGACCTCGGCGTGAGCGAGGAGGTCGAGCGCCGGGCCCGCGACCTGCTCGACACCGCGACCGAGAAGGGCATCCACAGCGGCAAGTCGCCGGTCGGCCTCGCGGCCGCCGCGGTGTACGCCGCCGCGCTGCTCAGCAACGAGAAGGTGACCCAGAGCGAGGTCAGCGACGTCTCGGACATCAGCGAGGTCACGATCAGAAACCGCTACCACGAGCTGCTCGAGGCGAAGGAAGACGGCATCGCGCCCTGA
- a CDS encoding NUDIX hydrolase produces METTRHFTATAYVVHDGAVALHHHDRLDMWLAPGGHLDRDELPREAARREVREETGLDVTLLEPETDVAVEAGRELAPAEHVMLFDIDVYPDGGVGHQHIDHVYFAAAESREIAPEGDDEADAEEWEWFTAEALRTTDRLTTEVVQIGLEAIAAVESRTA; encoded by the coding sequence ATGGAGACGACCCGTCACTTCACCGCGACCGCCTACGTCGTCCACGATGGCGCGGTCGCGCTGCACCACCACGACCGGCTCGACATGTGGCTGGCGCCCGGCGGCCACCTCGACCGCGACGAACTCCCGCGCGAGGCCGCCCGCCGGGAGGTCCGCGAGGAGACCGGGCTCGACGTGACCCTGCTCGAACCCGAGACCGACGTCGCGGTCGAGGCCGGTCGGGAACTCGCGCCCGCCGAGCACGTCATGCTCTTCGACATCGACGTCTACCCCGACGGCGGGGTGGGCCACCAGCACATCGACCACGTCTACTTCGCTGCGGCCGAGAGCCGCGAGATAGCCCCGGAGGGCGACGACGAGGCCGACGCCGAGGAGTGGGAGTGGTTCACCGCCGAGGCGCTCCGGACGACCGACCGCCTGACGACCGAGGTTGTCCAGATCGGCCTGGAGGCCATCGCGGCGGTCGAATCCCGGACGGCGTAG